One Eptesicus fuscus isolate TK198812 chromosome 11, DD_ASM_mEF_20220401, whole genome shotgun sequence genomic region harbors:
- the NIFK gene encoding MKI67 FHA domain-interacting nucleolar phosphoprotein: protein MAVFSGPAQPLLSLNPQEDAKFHKEVAQARRRATKKQKQEKEKLTPGVIYVGHLPPALYETQIRAYFSQFGTVTRFRLSRSKRTGNSRGYAFVEFESEDVAKIVAETMNNYLFGERLLKCHFMPPEKVHEELFKEWHIPFKNPSYPAVKRYNQNRTLLEKLRMEERFKKKEKLLRKRLAKKGINYDFPSLVLRKKEKSKASNTDLQKSTNRQALPKKKKKKASATPKTPENTVDSQGPTPVCTPTFLDKRKSEVAEMNDDEDNEIVFKQPLSGIKEQTQETETPTLSRRKRRRKSNQ, encoded by the exons ATGGCGGTCTTCTCGGGCCCCGCGCAGCCGCTCCTGTCCCTGAACCCGCAGGAGGACGCCAAGTTTCACAAGGAGGTGGCTCAGGCCCGCCGGCGCGCAACTAAG aaacagaagcaagaaaaagaaaaacttactcCCGGAGTAATTTATGTGGGCCACCTACCTCCAGCACTTTACGAAACCCAGATCCGCGCATATTTCTCCCAGTTCGGCACTGTTACGAGATTCAGGCTGTCCAGAAGTAAAAGG ACTGGAAATAGCAGAGGCTATGCCTTCGTGGAATTTGAATCTGAAGATGTTGCCAAGATAGTTGCTGAAACAATGAACAACTACCTTTTTGGTGAAAGACTCTTGAAGT gtcatTTTATGCCACCTGAGAAAGTACACGAGGAACTTTTTAAAGAGTGGCATATTCCGTTTAAGAACCCGTCTTACCCAGCAGTGAAACGGTATAATCAGAACCGGACACTTCTTGAAAAGCTGCGGATGGAGGAgcgatttaaaaagaaagagaagttacTCAGAAAGAGACTAGCTAAGAAGGGAATTAATTATGATTTTCCTTCATTG GTTTTACGtaaaaaggagaaaagcaaaGCTTCAAACACCGACCTTCAGAAATCCACAAATAGACAg GCTTTacctaagaagaagaagaagaaggcttcAGCCACCCCTAAAACTCCTGAGAATACTGTGGACAGCCAG GGCCCCACACCAGTTTGTACACCAACATTTTTGGATAAACGAAAATCTGAAGTGGCTGAAATGAATGATGATGAAGATAATGAAATAGTTTTCAAACAGCCCTTATCTGGCATAAAAGAACAAACACAAGAGACTGAAACACCTACACTGTCAAGGAGAAAAAGACGAAGAAAAAGCAATCAGTGA